The Tripterygium wilfordii isolate XIE 37 chromosome 4, ASM1340144v1, whole genome shotgun sequence genome has a window encoding:
- the LOC119997148 gene encoding ricin B-like lectin EULS3, whose product MAACSLISPYEVTTFIPTKQTSTMDDVKVTCMKDPNYNLTVKDGRVVFARASSNACQHWCKHEEYAKGKVDKYGRKAFALVNNGTGQALKHYADGKHVELVDFDPSDLDESLLWTDGSSWGKGYSPIWMINNVNMNLQAKDGVVHSGSTVQIANWNGGGPNQLWKIVPY is encoded by the exons ATGG CTGCTTGTTCATTAATATCTCCGTATGAAGTTACTACCTTCATTCCAACAAAACAGACTTCTACCATGGATGATGTTAAGGTGACGTGCATGAAAGACCCCAACTACAATTTAACCGTCAAAGATGGCAGGGTGGTTTTTGCTCGCGCTTCTTCAAATGCATGTCAG CACTGGTGCAAGCATGAGGAATATGCCAAGGGAAAGGTGGACAAATATGGCCGCAAAGCATTTGCTCTTGTTAATAATGGTACTGGTCAGGCCCTGAAACATTATGCAGACGGTAAACAT GTGGAGCTGGTGGACTTCGATCCCAGTGATTTGGACGAGTCTCTACTTTGGACGGATGGATCTTCGTGGGGCAAAGGTTATAGTCCTATCTGGATGATTAACAATGTTAATATGAATTTGCAAGCTAAAGATGGGGTTGTCCATAGTGGCTCTACAGTTCAGATAGCGAATTGGAATGGTGGTGGACCTAACCAGCTCTGGAAAATTGTCCCCTATT GA